The genome window TTCAGGACTGGTTTTACAAATATCCCAAGTAGATATGGAACTAGCACTCGAGGTCAACCCCATCCATAATAAACTCTaatttgtattatttattataCTTAAgggtattgatttttttttattgcccaatTTTTCTAAACAATTACACCATTCTGAATAACTGGGATCAATTGTATTGTTTATATTCATTAAACAGTTGAattgcattttcatttttatgttaatttatAAGATGCAACAAATGCTTGCCAAAGTTGTGAAACTTGTCTTGCAAAGTTTTTACAGTTACCGAGTTTATTCACATGCAGATTTTCTGTTCGCCTTTCTTTTTCCTCCAATAATGTGCTAAAGCATAACATGAACACAGTTtcatgagagagaaaaattgtgaTGGCGTAGCATCCTCCATTCTTTTCAACTGAAAATTATTTACTGAATGATGAACCATTGCAATTGCACAATCTGTTCTGCACCAGTTCtcatttttcttaaaaattaTGACCACAGATTTTCTTTGATCGGAACAGGTTTTTCCTGTCAATACACCGTTTACTGTCCAGTGTGAGGACAAACTAAAACTTTTACATTTCTTATTGATATtaaggaattttttttatatatataatttcttgTAGATTTTATTGAGGTACAAAGTTATCATCCACTTTCTTGTAACTGGTCCTTACTCATCTTTGTATTTTTATTGCAAAATTACATGAAAATGTACTGGGAAATAAAATATTAGAAACTTCAAATTTTGGAAGCACCTATTTCTTGATTATGGCTATGTCCATAAAAGTATAAAATAGATAGTTAATGGCTCACTCTCATTAAACCACTAGTTCATCCTTCAGATTGCTGAAATACCTTTTCTTTTGTGACTTTGTATTTCTCCTTTATAGCTTCAGAAAATAGTTAACCAATTATACACCTAGTTCACACACACATCAATGGTGCAGAAAAAGAGAATGCAATATATGGCAGAGATGTTCTGGTTTGTGGTACTGAGGGCCACATTGGCAACATTGTGCCTAATTTTTATGTAcatttatctattttttttctaatacaTGTGCACATAGCCATATcctctaggccactccagaacccaccccaacACCTTCAGagtgtcccttatcctgctttcctaatgcgggagccagctccatccctaggGCATTCTGTGATGGCTGTCTGACTGCTCCCAAGGTGGGTGGAGAGTGGAGGCTAGACTTTAACTCACCACCCTATGCTCCCCAAATGAATGCCCTATCCCGGAAGCCGCTCTAGGTACAAAAATTCATGCCAAAAGAGCTCCTCCCCTTTTCACCTTCCCATTCCCCCTTTGCTACGATGATCCCATGGATAGGTCTTCTGCTAACATGGTTTTTTATTATTTCCTTTGTTCCTGTTGTATTGCACACTAGACACAAGTGGTTTCTACATTGTTTTCTGCATCTCTCACTCTGCAGAAACAGGTTGCCTTTTCCCATTGTTCTCCTTGCCACACAGTTCCCCATGCACAGACTTGtccctctcactgtcctcagcaCAAAGGCTCTCCCTTTGCTAGCTTGCCTGCTCACCAAACTGTCCACCCATCTTAGCTACTGATAGAGCACCAGTTGTCATCATCTATATCTAGGTGACCCAACATTGAAATCTAGTCAGATGTTATCTGAAGATATTATGTTTGACCAAAAAGATTAAGATCTTTTTCCTTCAGAGCTAATTAAGTTAGGAAACAAACACTTCTCTAAAGCTTAAACCTTTACTTGGGGGTTTGAGACTTTCTGATCCCGTACAATAGTTGTGGAGTTTTGCAGTTCCACAGAAACCATTTTCACTTTATCACCCCACTGCTCACAGCAGTCCACTTGGAGACATCGATGAGGGTTTCCTCTCCTACCTCCCCTCAGAAAAAAGAAGCTGTGTTCTGTTGAAAAGTCGGTTGGTGGGGACTGCCTGGGTGCCATCTGCTGTGAACCATGGCTATAGAGTTACAAATGGGGATCTAATTCTTAGGGAAGGTCTACCCTACAAAGTTACATCAGCATAGCTGGTGAAGAGGCTCTTAGCTGACAGAAGAAAGCATCTGTCAGCTTAATAACACCATCTTCACAAGAGGCAGTAGCTGTGTTggcaggagatgctctcctgctgaTATAACACTCTATATGGAGGGTTACGGTCTGTATAACTATCAttcaggtgtggatttttcacacctgtgAGCAATGCAGTTATGCCAAAGTGTGTGTGTAAACCTGACCTGGTTCTTTCTAGTAGACGAGCTAACAGTTTGTCATTCATTCAGTAAAGTGTTAGGAAGAATAACAGTACTGTATCTGGAAATCAAGGATAACCTAGTGCTAGTGAACTACGACGCACCATATATTTTCATCTAGAAAAACAGTTGGTTTAATAGTCACTCCTGTTTTGTAACCACAccttttattagtttttattAGAAGTTCACATTTAAGGTGAAATTCATCCCAGTGCAGAAGATATTAAACAGGCCTTTTGTACTTCTTGAGCCCTAAGTTATATTACCCTCAGCATAGCAGTTTTAGTAAAATAGAAACTGTTCTTTACAGTATAAAACTTGTAACTATGTTTAGGAATGGTCTCTAATtcaattgcattttttttaattgtgtgatATATCGTATTCATTGCATCTGTTTAGTAGAAGGCACCCTTCAAATTGAAGACACGTTTGATTTAAAGCCCCAATGGAGAATTGAATCCACAGCGTCTCCTCaagtttcagtattttttctgaactgCACTGTATTTGTACACTTATTAAGTATTTTTGAATTGCTAATTTACTATACATACCAGAGATGTGCTGGTAACAGAGGCTCTAATAGAAACACATCTCTGCAGCTGACTTACTGTTGtaaatataaaaaacaacaaatggtctggtagcactttatagactaaaagaacatgtagatggtatcgtgagtttttgtgggcacagcccactacttcAGATTGACcgaagttttgagtttaggatctgcagacccaaaataaataggggagaagggagacatGGGGAGGaataaaaaaggggggaggggaggaaacaaggagcagagggtatggaaatatcaaagggaaaaacaaggaggcagaactggcaatctataaacacctgaagattggatagttgaAAAGAAACAGATCAAAGGATAGTAATAGGTAGGAAGGGTGCTAATGctagaatctacacaaagagctgtttgctcCTTCGTTGAATGTTAAGTTGGTAGTGTCCCAGCCATCTGTAATCACGAATGAAGCCGTCAGCATGAGAACTGAACTTgcggatgaattgtaattccaacacctctctgcgtatttgacttgtagaattggtttgtgataaGACCGCCagctggagatcttttaaagtgtgattaggtagattgaagtgctgTCCaccaggtttttgtatgttccctttacatatatctgatttgtgtccatagATTCTTTCCCGtatggactgtccagtttgtccaattatatatagcagtggagcattgctggcatttgatggcatagatcaaattactgaaTGTGCAATTGAATGATCCTCTGATTTGGtaagcttatgttgttggctccagtaatgaatttgcttgtatagatgtgtggggggcagagttggcaccgcggctgtcacaaaccagttctacaagtcaaatacacagagaggtggTGTTGtacagaggaggctgtgaggacTCCACCTAGCAGAGAATTCTGGGTTAACCAATAAATCAACTCCAAAGGCTGCACTGGAAATAAGCCAATGATATGGCCTGTGGATGTGAGAGATCTTAAACTCTTGACAgtcttttttttgtcttttggaTAGAGTTCCTACCAAAATGGGGTCCTGGTGCATAAGTGGAGCTCCTATGCATTACTGCAATACCATTGAATGTCGTTCTCATCAGAGAGATCTTTCCCTTAGCAACACTTAGTACTTTTCCCTTTTTGATATAAGCCACACCGTGCACACTTTTTCAAAGGCTCTGGTAGCGGCTGCTGCATTCCTGCAGGAACCAAAAGTTCAAGAACTGTTATAGTCAGATGATTGACTGGTAACAGCTATCTAAGGAATTTCAGGTAGGAGCTTTGCAAGTTGTGGATCAGCTGACAGCCTGGAGTTCTTCATCTTTGCTGTGTCCCATAGTATTCACTATGCAGATAGAGAAGGGGAGATGCTTTTCAGATGTCATTATCTTTTATACATTTCCAGTATGCTCTTAATTGGTTCCACTCCAAGCTCCTGTCATTTTGTCTTCTGAGGCAATGGTAAGTGATAATCTGCCCCCAACTTTTCTACCAAGTGTTCTGCTCTGTCTGTACGGACCAGGGAAACCACACTTCAAACTGTGCTTTTGATTTGTCTGTCAATCAATTTAGGGTTTCCTGTGGCTAAGAGTGTGCTTTTAATTGTTGTTTGGACTCATTGCTCTGGGTCACTTATACCTTCTAGCACCTGCTCTCTTCCAGCTGCATTGTGGACCATCTCCTTTGCTGAGGCGTTCCTCCATTTGGGATCTGAGACTTACGCCATTCCAGGTAAGCCTTTTTTGATGAGCTCTGGGGCCTGGAAACTCTTAAGGGGGAGGATCCCTAGTTTTCTTAGGTGCTCAAGGAAAGGGTGTCTTCTGAACCACTGAACTTTCTTGTTAGAGCTATAAATAGTCTCACTCCCCAAAGCTGAGCTCTTgcaacccactgaagtcagtgagttcTGCATCTGCTCAGTACCTTTTAGTTCAGGCCCTAAGCAGGGAGCTGGTAGCAAATACAAATTTACCTTCCAGAGGAAACCTCAGACACTTGATAAAGCTGGTGATGTTAGCTAGCTGATctggggataaaagtgttgtacTTTCCTCAGGAGCCATGGGGACCTTCAAAAGTTCCATACTGTTTTAGTGTGAAAATTAATAGACTTGTAGAAACTTAAAATGTCTCTAAATTCATGGCAGTTTTTATAGCTTTCCCTTTAGTTAATACTTTTTCTGTCTAGTGGCATTGTATAGGCATCTCATGTGCTGCTTTGCCATTAGTATAACATCATTAATGTTCAAACCTCAAATGATAACTTAAAATTATTCTCTCCAAACCtgtaaacaacacacacacactagcaaagactccaaatatttttatttagtaaGACAACTTTTACCACACACTTACTAAAATacatgtgtctgtctgtttttgaagtttactGTGCTCTGTTTTAGAGAATGCATCCAGGTTATTGCATCTTAATAGGAGGATGTAAAGTTtataaatctcattttaaaaattccagtttTTGCTTATGTTACAAATAGGGACTTAAATTATTAACATTGAAAAATCTTTAGAATCCATCTTATGTTGTTTTTACCTGTTGCATTTCTCTTAACggggacaatgaaaatagaacaACATTTAATTTTCAGATTCTCATAATAAAACAATGTTGCAACATTGGGCTACAAACACTGCAAGAGACTGTTCAGTGCCTTCAGTGTTCCTATTAGAATCTGAAGTCTTGGAAATACTCATCTTAGAGTTAGAAAAGCTTATTTGTACAAAATCTAAAATGCAAGTCAGTGCCATAACAATGACCCCTTTTGAATATTAATTTGTACTGTGTCATTGTATAGAACCGAACTTGCTAGTGTAAGAGTCTCAGCAGGGGAAGACTGTGACCTTAAAATGCCTGGTCTTTTCAGTTCATCTCTTGAACTCATTCTCTTTGCTTCTCCCATGAGTTTGTTCAATTTAGGGCTGGATTCTGCCACCGTTGCACTGAATTTACTCTTTTAATAGTCCCAATGAGAGAGGGTGGCAAAACCTAGCCTATGGTTATCACTCTTAGCTtagaacattttgtttgcttctcCTTGTGTGGTACTAGcctctcaggccatgtctccaTTTGTAGGGAGATCAATGCTGCAGCAATCTTTTtccagcagttgatttagcaggtctagtaaaaacctgctaaattgaatgctgagagtTCTCCCATCTGCACAcgtgaggtgtaagggaagttgatgggagcatttctcctgtcgacctcccgctGAGAGGACAGTGCCGAATCTTGGCTTAGGGTTTATTAACtccagataatttttttttatgtagctggaaatTGTGTACCTTGACCTGACCTGGCCCattgtgtagacctggcctcactgTTTGGAACCCTATAATGCTTATTTCATTAGTGCCACTAGTCTGCAGCTTGCATTGCATTTCAAAAGATTTTTACAACCCGGTAGTTTAAAAAATGCACATAATTAAAATGTGGTCAGTTCTGATTTTGCTTGGTTTTGCGATACCACCTGGTGGTTAGGCCTATTTATTCTTCAAGggcctatttattttggaacaaattgtggCTGACTCTTTCATGGATGCATAGTGTGTGCAGGAACTTTTCTcttgcctcccttccctcccaataTCCACTTTTTCCTTGAAAGCCTGCCTTTTCCCAAGGACAGGGAAAAGACAGTATGGTCTCTTCTCTGCTTCTTGGGGATTAAGAACATGCATTGGTGTTTTAAGGTGTGCTTTACTTGGCATGCCAGAAATTCTGGAAGCTCTTTCCAGTTTTGAACTTTAAACGTTATTCACTGTATAAAAATGGCAGCTAAGCCCTACATTAGGAAGTATTTATATTCAGGATCTGGATTCTATTTCGTTTTAATGTCTGGACTAAAACCAGTGATAGTGACATGGAAAAATACAggtttcccttctctctctcaggtGAGATGTGGAGGACCAGGCTCTTTTCAGGCTGACAATTCTTGTTTAATGGCATTTTCATCTGACTTCACTAGACTGTGTAGCCAAAGACAGCTGACCTCTGACTAACAAGAGTTGGTACCACATCATGCTTTGCCTTTAGTGCTCTTCATCACAGTTAGCTGCAGGTGAGATGATTAAGAACTTGATGTTTGGGACTGGTAGCAGTATTTAAAACAGAGCAGTGCTTCAGAGCCACTGTGCTATCACAGACCGAGATATTCCAGCACAAACACTTGTAGGATTTTATTGAGGTTGTCAGTAGTGGTTTTGCTGAGGTTTTCTTCATTGTCCTCCATGGTGTGCCACACCTTAGGGAAAGGGGATGGGATCAAGTGAAGAACTTGAACCCCTGGAAGAGAGAGGAATTCAGAGAGAGCGCATAAGCTTTTTCAATGAGCAAATTAACATGCATTATGTTACAAGTGGAGGAGTCCCTAAGCCAGGGCTACAGTCAGTCTATTCTTCAATATGACTCCATAACAAGCTGATATCTTTACAGTTTCCTTCCACTGTTCCTCTGACCCCAGTGGTGACTACAGAAACTTATTGGTTACGCTGTATGGTTCCTAAAATTAGTCTACTTTCCTTCCCAGTTctccctcttttaaaaaaaaaaaaaaaaaaaaagtgaccatAGTTGTGGTTGGAATGTGATAGCAGCTCTCAGCCTTGCAATCATGCTCGTACTGTGCTTGCTTATGAGCTATGAAACATTGTAGCCAATGTAGCTTTCCCCAAGACAACTCTGTTCTAGTATAATGCTCTTGTTGCTATGTTCTACAAAGCAGTTATCCTGATCTCTGGGATTTTTTTGGATGCCGTACTTATCGCTTTATTGCCTTGTAAAATGGCCTTTCTTACACTTGGCTATCAGCAATCCCAGCATGATAGTTCTGCAATTCTGGTTAGGTGAAACCCTTAGGCACCAATCCATTGGAGGAGTGAGGTGTGGTTGTGTAAGGAACTGTTTGGATAATGGAGAATTAAATTCATTCTCCACCtatccccctttttttcctccatcCTGTTCCCTACCTCCCCCTTGTTCAGAAGCTTCCCAGAAGCAAACAAATAAGACACGTCTCTTTGGCTCTTCCCATGATGTTAGAGGAGCTTATCACCTGTGGTGTCTTGTGAGAGTAGTGGCTCTTCTCATCTTTTCATTAAGTTCTCTTTTTGGTATCCTAGCAATAGCTTACACATGGAAGGTGGCACCTTACCCTGCTTTCCTCAACTCTGAGCCGTACAACACTGTGGTCACCACCAATGTTTCCTTTAACATTTTCTATCCATGAcagaaatacattttatgtgcacccaggcttgtgcaaatgtgcaccacaagtataAAGACATGCTGCTGGATGTGGGTGCTGTgcgggctctgctaatcagctattCTCTAGCTCCCTGTCCAGGTCACCACCTCCTCCtgacccaaactctctgcactcttccctgccccaggtcacagctccctcccagatcctgcacccccttttACATTCCTCCCCTaggtcaaaatccactccttcaccccatcccttcccagaccctgcacaccaatcttctgccccaggtcacaaccccttcctttacTCAAACTCCTCCTcagaccccactcctgcaccccaggctcctaccccaagctcccttctgcacccaacctctgtcccagacccacATCCCTCCAtaaaaagtgtggcccttgaccacttaccaaaatcttggtgtgcccaccatcaaaattattgcccacccctgtggtaGAAGGTAGTAAGCAGTGCAGTTACCAGGGGTCCCATGCCACAGAGGCTCCTCACAAAACTATGCTGCTCAGTTTTGGCGTTGGTGCCTTGGGGCAGAGCTCAATGTACTGGGCTTTAGCCCCATATATTGGGgcttcagttttctgccctgagttcCAGTGAGTCTAACACTGGCCCTGCTTGACGGAACTTCTTAAACACGCTCATGGCCTACCCAGAGGGTCCAGGATGtctgattgagaaccactgcactagagaaCCCAGGGAAAAAAATTACTGGAATTGAGTAAGACTCTCAATATCAGCTCAATAATCCTCTAAACTAAGTTCCCCTTTTATGGTTGTGAAATGTCAAGGTGAAGAACGAGAAGTTATTTCACTAGTCTCAGTTGTGCTGTAACACACTAGCTAGTGTACCAAGAGTCCTTTGTGCTCAGATGGTGGGGAATTGTGCTTTTGGAAGAAGAAAACTGGTGTTCTACTGCTATGAAACTTGTTTGGATCCATAGAGCTTAATCCATCTGAAAATGTATTTTGGAGCCTCAAATTTTAAGAAGCTACATTTGCAAATTCTGGCCTGTTACAAACTTGCTCACTTGCTTAAAATAATCATCTGCCCCTGAAATTACAGTAATCTCATAAACTAGTTAAGAAATATTAAAATGGTTCCAGTACCTCTCATTAAAAATGGAACATGGTCATCCTCAATCAACCCTTGAGCGGTTTTACCCCAGAAATACTGACTTTCAAAAGGATGATTCTTCAGCAAACCCAAGCCATGTAGCTTTCGTTCTGCAATTCACAAATGAAATAATGTTTACTTTAAACTGTACTTGACACTAAAATGTCCTTCAGACAATATAGTCAACTGATCAACTTTTCTCATGTAATACAGAATACTTTTCACATCCCAAGGGAAAAACAATTGGAAACAATTATTTATGTTCATCTGGTATCAGTCAGTTGAGGAGCTCAGAATGGCtgtagtttccccatctgtaaaatgggaataactgaAACACAGAAGGGGTAAGTGACCTGCCCAAGGTCCCACAGTGATCTTGGAACCCATGTTTTGTGGTACCCATGCTTATAGGCTACCCATTGGGCCATTTCATTAGAGATTGCAAATATACTAGAATTTTAAAGATCCAGCTAAAtgttagatttttatttttatttctaagaAATTTTCTCAGGTAAGGGAGAAATTAATGCCCAGTTATATAAATAAGGAATTATGTAAACCACTAAAAACTTGTTAAATCTTTCAAAATCTCTACAATTGTTAGTAAAACAAATGGAGTTTAGTGAGGACAATTTTACCAAAACGAAGCACCTTAAAAATGTTGTTAACTTGGTTTGGTTGGAAATTGGTGCCACAGTTGTAGAGTCCTTTTGCATGAAGAACACCTGTTGAATTGCAGGGGAGGAATGATCCTGCTGAAGACGACTTTCCAGACTGAACCCTTACTTTATCAGATAATCCCCTCCTTACCGATTGCTTGAAGTCTGCTAAACCATCGGGCAGTGTTTGGAAAGAAATTGGGAAAGGTTGGGTTTGAAGCACCAATTAAATCCAGTAACACGAACAGATCCTGTGGGGATAAAAGAAACATGAAAACTTTTAGCTTCATTTAAAAAGTCTTTTAAGGAAATGATATGCCATACTGACAGCTTGAGTGCAAATAGGACTTCACTACTTTAATTCGATATATCtgaccaaaaaaccccaaatcaaACCAAAAAACAGTAATCAACTCACTATGAGTGAAGAGAACTAATGAGAGGCAGGAGTGAGGGTTAACATACAATAGTACATTTAGCcaagaaaaaaaagatttgaaaaaTGCAATGAGCAAGATTCAGACCTAGTGTGAGCAGCTGCAACTCAAACTTTCTCCTTCAGAAAGAATAAAAGCAAGTTGTCTCTGGTTGTCCCTGCTTTTCCTCTGAAGTGGCAcaggaaggagaagcagaaagcaaataaggcctcttaaaaaaaaaaaatccattaactGGTAGAGTTCTCCCTTGGTGGAATTTGGCTCATTTCTCAGCACTTTTTTTGTATTAGTTGTATGGTATTGAATCAATTTGTAAATTAAAGGAGTTTTTACTTACAATGCCCTGTAGCTGATTGGTGTCTGTTGCACCAGCTGGATGTGGAGTAGATGCCATTTTCTGGGCTAAGTGTCGAGATCCATAAAGGGAATCGATGGGAGACCACTGCACAAAGGCTTCTTCGCCATCAAAGAAAATCAGTTGAAGTGAAAGATCTGGCCTAGAGGCTGAGCTGTTCTGTGGAGGAATGTCAGAAGCAATGTCACATTTGTTTTCTGTGGAGATACAAATTGATACAAGGTCTGATCCTGAAGCTCTTTCTCATGAGTAGTCCTTTTGTAAATACTCACATAAAAGGTCCACCAGAATCAGACTATTTTCAAACTTACTCAAACCTTCCCAATGCAAGCTGCAATGCTTCATAACCACAGTATCGGTAAATAAATATACGAGAGCGGCCAGTCAGCAGGTTTCTTAATGATtttgcggaccactttgagaaacactgctttatgaGGATTATTGAAATGACTAGAAATGTTGCATGTCTGACACACATGAGGATGAATGCAATAACTTGAGAGAGGTCTACAGAACCAGATGCTCGAAATATTTAATGTCATCTGAGACTAGCATTTGCACTAATCCTTGATATGAGAAAGCAGATTCATAAATGAGCCGTGGGTTTTCTCATGTTTGTGTGTACTGATTCTCATGAAAACAATGAGGAACAAGGCACATACAATCATTTAAAATAATGACTcttttcctgcgggatgacacGCAGCCAACTATAGAACCTTACTCTGACCCTTAATCTGCCCTTTTGGGAGTCACCCAGACCAACAGAGGGTTCTGTCACCACCTGTTTTGTAACTTTGGATGCTTTAAATCTATGCCACTATCCTGGCATGCCAATTTATGATTATTTAGAATGGGGACATTTTAGATAGGCTGTTTTAATGTTGTCCCACTAATCCTAATGGCTCAAAGTTTGTCTTTTCCTGGAATGTATAATGATTGGTGCTTGCAGTTAATCTCATAGGATTGGGGAAGCAATCCCTTCCTGCGTGATTGCTTCATTGCCTTGCTGTGAGGTGGAGCTAAATGTTGCAGAACAAATCATGAGAGCACAGCTCTATACATATACAAACTTACAGCATAGTCTATGTATATAATGGCCATCAAATTCAGAACATTATAAGCTTTcataaaaaaaaccttatttgACACATTTTTATACCCAATACAACTGTACACAACCAACTGATTCAGTTGCTTACTCTTTGGGATTTTGACCCCGTCCTCCCTTTGCAGTGGGTGGACACCGATTACCACACAATATTTCACTGacaggggctgtgtgcaggctCTGCTGAAAGTTAAGAACTAGCTGATTGTCATGGTTATTGGGTGAAGTTTGTACAGGAAGTAATTTTAGTTCTGCAGGATACTGAGTTTCAAAACTGTTGAAGTGAAACTTATCTGAAGCAAGGCAGCTCTCAGGGCTAACTCAACACTGAGAGCCATGATGTCCCTGGAGCCCACCTAGTGTTTACTGTTTAGTGAGTTCAAGTGCATGCTTGAGGATTTACCAAGAAACACCCCAAAATGTCTCTGAATAAGAGTCTCCCAGGGATAAGAAAGAGTCGTCTGTCATTATGTAAGAAACGAAGAAAAAGCTCAAGTTGTTATCCCCACTGGCAGAGTTTCTCCTGGTTAATGGATATTTCATGAAAGGTGTATCCTAGTTTTCTGGACTGGACAAATGCTGTAAAGCTAATTCATTGAATGAGAAATACCTTATTACCCAGGAAAGTAAGTTGTTACTAAGCATAGGCTACAGCTATTATTTTTCATAATAAAACACAATAGAACAAGAGGAGTATCAAACCTATTCCAGGAAA of Pelodiscus sinensis isolate JC-2024 chromosome 3, ASM4963464v1, whole genome shotgun sequence contains these proteins:
- the QPCT gene encoding glutaminyl-peptide cyclotransferase isoform X2, with product MWQNDLRPMMIERYPGSPGSYAVRQHIKHRIQRLQAGWVVKEDTFQAYTPYGYRTFSNIISTLNPFAKRHLVLACHYDSKYFSPQWDGTVFVGATDSAVPCAMLLELIRALDSQLQSMTNSSASRPDLSLQLIFFDGEEAFVQWSPIDSLYGSRHLAQKMASTPHPAGATDTNQLQGIDLFVLLDLIGASNPTFPNFFPNTARWFSRLQAIERKLHGLGLLKNHPFESQYFWGKTAQGLIEDDHVPFLMRGVQVLHLIPSPFPKVWHTMEDNEENLSKTTTDNLNKILQVFVLEYLGL